The genomic region GGCTCCAAGGAGAACTTCAAGCTCATCGAGGAGCTGGCCGACAAGCTGGGGGCGGCCGTGGGCGCGAGCCGTGCGGCGGTGGACGCGGGCTTCGTGCCGAACGACTACCAGGTCGGCCAGACCGGCAAGGTGGTGGCCCCCGAGCTCTACATCGCCGTCGGCATCTCGGGCGCGATCCAGCATCTGGCCGGCATGAAGGATTCCAAGATCATCGTCGCCATCAACAAGGACGAGGAGGCGCCGATCTTCCAGGTCGCCGACTACGGGCTGGTGGCGGATCTGTTCAAGGCGGTGCCCGAGCTGATCCAGGAGATCGAAAAGGCCAGGCAGGGCTGAGAGCTTCGGCTGGATGCGACCCCCGGCGGTGACGCGCCGGGGGTTTTGCGTTCGGCAAGGCTTGCGGCAGACGGCAGACCGGCGCAAGGTTGGAATCATGGACGGGCTTGCCATCAGGAAGGTCGGAGTGATCGGGGCGGGCCAGATGGGCAACGGCATCGCCCATGTGGTCGCGCTCGCGGGCTATGACGTGGTCATGAGCGATGTCTCGCTCGAGCGCGCCGAGGCCGCGATGGAGGTGATCGCCCGCAACATGGACCGGCAGATCCACCGCGGCATCATCACGCCGGATCAGAAGACCGCGGCGCTGGCGCGGATCACCCCGGTCGGGGATCTCGCGCCCCTGAAGGACGCCGATCTCGTGATCGAGGCGGCGACCGAGAAGGAGGAGATCAAGACGGCGATCTTCCGCGCGCTCTGCGAGGGGCTCAAGCCCACCGCGCTCGTCGCCTCCAACACCTCCTCGATCTCGATCACCCGGCTTGCGTCCTCCACCGACCGGCCGGAAAAATTCATCGGCATGCATTTCATGAACCCCGTGCCGGTGATGAAGCTGGTGGAGCTGATCCGCGGGATCGCGACCTCGGATGAGACCTTCGAGACGGCGCGCGCCTTCGTCACCAGCCTCGGCAAGGAGATCGCGGTGGCCGAGGACTTCCCGGCCTTCATCGTCAACCGCATCCTGATGCCGATGATCAACGAGGCGGTCTACACGCTCTACGAGGGCGTCGGCTCGGTGGAGAACATCGACAAGGCGATGCGGCTCGGCGCCAATCACCCGATGGGCCCGCTCCAGCTCGCCGACTTCATCGGGCTCGATACCTGTCTGTCGATCATGCAGGTGCTCTATGAGGGGCTGTCTGACTCGAAGTACCGGCCCTGCCCGCTGCTCGTGAAATATGTCGAGGCGGGCTGGCTCGGCCGCAAGACCGGCCGCGGCTTCTACGACTACCGCCAGGATCCCCCCGTCCCGACGCGCTAGCCTCGTCTCGAGAACACCGGCGCGCTTGTCGGCGTTGATGACGCGGGACGACCGGCGCGGGTTCCTGCCCGCGGCCGGGAAAGGCGGTGTCTTTCGCCTGTCGCGGCTTCGGGAGAGGCGGCCATGGCGACGGCGGGAACCACGGGCTTCGACGAAAGCTGGTTCTGGGCGCTCATCGAGGGCAGGCTGTCCGAGCCCGCCCGGCGGGCGGTGCTGGCGGCCGTGCGCAGCGATCCCGACTGCCTGCGGGCGTGGCTCCGGGTCCTGGCCCACTGCACCGTGCTCATGCGCGCCGATCCCGGGGTGCTGGACGAGCCGGTACCGGCGCGCCTGGTCGCGCCGCTGCGCGCGCAGGCCGTCAGCGCGTCGTGAGCGGTTTCAGCAGATCCTGCCAGGGGCGGAAGGGAACCGGTCTTATCGCCGTCTGCGCCAGCGCCCCGGCGAGAAGGGAGGCGAGCGGCTCGCCGGTGACCGGATGGCGCCATTGCGGCGCGACGTCCGCCAGCGGCACCAGCACGAAGGCGCGCGCATGCAGCCGCGGATGGGGCAGCACAAGGCCCGGCGAAGGGAGTGAGCCGTCTGCGGCCCGCCGCCAGCCTTCCGCATCCGGAAACACGAGACCTTCGCTGTCGAGAAGATCGATGTCGAGGGGGCGCGCCGCCATCGGCGATGCGTCCGGATCGCGGCCGAAGGCGGCCTCGAGCGCCTTCGCGATCAGCAGGCATTCGCCGGGCGGGGCGGCGGTCTCGACCATCACCACGGCATTGGCGAAGTCCGGATCGCCCGGCGCGCCGCCCTCGGGGCTCGTGCGGTAGATGGCGGATGCCGCGAGCACCACGAGCCCCGCTTCGGCGAGCATCGCGGCGGCCCGTGCGAGCGTCAGCGGCGGCTCGAGCATCGCGCCGGTCTGCGGGTCGCGCGCGGGCAGATTGGCGCCCAGCGCGAGCAGCAGCCGCTGCGGGCGCTCGGCCGTCTCTCCGGTTGCAAGAGGCGATTCGCTCATGCCGCAGAGCTTGGCAGCGGGGACCGCCTTGTGGCAAGGAGCCGGCGACGCCGGCCGGGTCCCCGTTCCCGGCCGCCCGACAGGATCGGTACGGAGGGGTGCCCGCATGGACACGGAACGCAGGGATGCTACGCAGCTCCGCCCGGACGACGAGGTCCTGTTCGCGCGCGCCGGGCGCGTCGGCGTGATCACGCTGAACCGCCCGAAGGCGCTCAACGCGCTCACCACCGCGATGTGCATCGCGATCAAGCGTGAGCTCGATCACTGGGCGGCAGATCCGGACGTCGATGCGGTGCTGATCGAGGGGGCGGGCGATCGGGCTTTCTGTGCGGGTGGCGACGTGGTGCGGGTCGCGCGCTCGGGCCGGGCCGGCACCGATGAATGGTACCAGTTCTTCTTCAACGAGTACCGCATGAACAGCACCATCGGTCATTTCCCCAAGCCCTATGTGGCCATTCTCGACGGCATCACCATGGGCGGCGGTTTCGGGGTCTCGGTCCACGGCCGCTTCCGCGTCGCGACCGAGCGGCTGCTGTTCGCGATGCCGGAGACGGGGCTGGGGCTGATCCCGGATGTCGGCGGCGGGCATGTGCTGCCGCGGCTGCCGGGCGAGACGGGCCGGTATCTGGCGTTCACCGGCTACCGCGCGAAGGCGGCCGACAGCTTCGCGCTGGGGGTGGCGACCCATGTGGTGCCGTCCTCGCGGGTCGGCGAGCTGCGGGCGGCGCTCCTCGGCGCGCCGCGGCTTGACGAGGAGGCGGTGGCGGATCTTCTCGCCCGCTTTCACGAGGATCCGGGCGCGCCGCCGCTCTGGGAGAGGAGGGACCGGATCGACCGGCATTTCGCGGGCCCGCGTGTCGAGACGGTGCTGGACTCGCTCGCAGGCGATGACGATCCCTGGGCCGAGGCCACGCGGGCGGAGATGCTGAAGAAGTCGCCGACCTCCATGAAGGTGACCGCCGAGCAGCTGCGCCGCGGCGCGCAGATCGATCTCGACGAGGATCTGAAGATGGAGTTCCGGATCGTCAACCGCATCATCACCCATGGCCACGACTTCTACGAGGGCGTGCGGGCGATCCTGATCGACAAGGACCACAATCCGCGCTGGAATCCGGCGCGGCTCGAGGACGTGAGCGAGGAGGAGGTCGCCGCCCACTTCGCGCCGCTGGGCGAGCGGGAGCTCAGATTCGACTGATCCGCCCACCCGCGCCGGGGCGCGTCGACGGGATCCGGGCCGCAAGGGGAAGGAGCAAGCCATGACGAAGATCGCCTTCATCGGCCTCGGCAACATGGGTCTGCCGATGGCCCGCAACCTGCTGAAGGCCGGCTTTGACGTCACGGGATACGATGTCGCCGACGCGCGCCGGCAGCTGTTCGCGGAGGCCGGCGGGCGGGCGGCCGGAAGCATCGCCGAGGCCGTGCGCGACGCGGATGTCGTGATCACCATGCTGCCCGCCGGCGAGCATGTGCGCGGCGTCTATCTGGGAGAGAACGGGGTGCTCGCGCACGCCAGGTCCGGTGCCCTGCTCATCGATTCCTCCACCATCGACGTCGAGACCGCGCGCGCGGTCGCGGCGGAGGCGGCGGCGCGCGGCTTCCTCATGGTGGATGCGCCCGTCTCCGGCGGTGTCGCCGGCGCGGAAGCGGCCACCCTGACCTTCATGGTCGGCGGCCCGGACGAGGCCTTCGCGAAAGCGAAGCCCATTCTCGAGAAGATGGGGCGCAAGATCATCCATGCCGGCGGCCCGGGCACCGGCGAGGCCGCCAAGATCTGCAACAACATGCTGCTCGCGATCTCGATGATCGGCACCGCCGAGGCCTTCGCGCTCGCGCGCCGGCTGGGGCTGGCCGACGACAAGTTCTTCGAGATCGCCTCCCAGTCCTCGGGTCAGTGCTGGTCGCTCACCTCCTACTGCCCGGTGCCGGGCCCGGTGCCGGCCGCCCCCTCGAACCGGGATTATCAGCCTGGTTTCGCCGCCGCGATGATGCACAAGGACCTGAAGCTCGCCCGTGCCGCCTCCGAGGCGACGGGCGCCGCGACCCCGCTCGGCCACCATGCCGAGGAGCTCTACCGCGAGCTGGTCGAGGCCGGCTTCGGCAATCTCGATTTCAGCGTCATCTTCAAGCGGCTCGAAGGCAGTCTGGAGGGGGAAGGCCAACCGGATCGGTGATCGCAGGAGCGGTCGTCGGTCATCGGCGGTCGGTCTTCAGGGCGGAGCCAATCCGCCCGCAAGAACCCCCTTGGCGTCGTTCGCCGGCTCGACCGGCGAACCCAAGAGGCCTGCGTGCCGGCTCCGACGCCGGAGGTCAACTCGACCGTCCGCCGGACCCGCCGGCTGATGCTGAAGGCGGGTACC from Rhodothalassiaceae bacterium harbors:
- a CDS encoding enoyl-CoA hydratase; the encoded protein is MDTERRDATQLRPDDEVLFARAGRVGVITLNRPKALNALTTAMCIAIKRELDHWAADPDVDAVLIEGAGDRAFCAGGDVVRVARSGRAGTDEWYQFFFNEYRMNSTIGHFPKPYVAILDGITMGGGFGVSVHGRFRVATERLLFAMPETGLGLIPDVGGGHVLPRLPGETGRYLAFTGYRAKAADSFALGVATHVVPSSRVGELRAALLGAPRLDEEAVADLLARFHEDPGAPPLWERRDRIDRHFAGPRVETVLDSLAGDDDPWAEATRAEMLKKSPTSMKVTAEQLRRGAQIDLDEDLKMEFRIVNRIITHGHDFYEGVRAILIDKDHNPRWNPARLEDVSEEEVAAHFAPLGERELRFD
- a CDS encoding 7,8-dihydro-6-hydroxymethylpterin-pyrophosphokinase, with the translated sequence MSESPLATGETAERPQRLLLALGANLPARDPQTGAMLEPPLTLARAAAMLAEAGLVVLAASAIYRTSPEGGAPGDPDFANAVVMVETAAPPGECLLIAKALEAAFGRDPDASPMAARPLDIDLLDSEGLVFPDAEGWRRAADGSLPSPGLVLPHPRLHARAFVLVPLADVAPQWRHPVTGEPLASLLAGALAQTAIRPVPFRPWQDLLKPLTTR
- a CDS encoding 3-hydroxyisobutyrate dehydrogenase encodes the protein MTKIAFIGLGNMGLPMARNLLKAGFDVTGYDVADARRQLFAEAGGRAAGSIAEAVRDADVVITMLPAGEHVRGVYLGENGVLAHARSGALLIDSSTIDVETARAVAAEAAARGFLMVDAPVSGGVAGAEAATLTFMVGGPDEAFAKAKPILEKMGRKIIHAGGPGTGEAAKICNNMLLAISMIGTAEAFALARRLGLADDKFFEIASQSSGQCWSLTSYCPVPGPVPAAPSNRDYQPGFAAAMMHKDLKLARAASEATGAATPLGHHAEELYRELVEAGFGNLDFSVIFKRLEGSLEGEGQPDR
- the hbdA gene encoding 3-hydroxybutyryl-CoA dehydrogenase encodes the protein MDGLAIRKVGVIGAGQMGNGIAHVVALAGYDVVMSDVSLERAEAAMEVIARNMDRQIHRGIITPDQKTAALARITPVGDLAPLKDADLVIEAATEKEEIKTAIFRALCEGLKPTALVASNTSSISITRLASSTDRPEKFIGMHFMNPVPVMKLVELIRGIATSDETFETARAFVTSLGKEIAVAEDFPAFIVNRILMPMINEAVYTLYEGVGSVENIDKAMRLGANHPMGPLQLADFIGLDTCLSIMQVLYEGLSDSKYRPCPLLVKYVEAGWLGRKTGRGFYDYRQDPPVPTR